Proteins co-encoded in one Cynocephalus volans isolate mCynVol1 chromosome 11, mCynVol1.pri, whole genome shotgun sequence genomic window:
- the DYRK3 gene encoding dual specificity tyrosine-phosphorylation-regulated kinase 3 isoform X2, with protein MKVEQLFQEFGNRRPDTLQSDGISDSEKCSPAVPQDKSSDSSNAVKSSSLSKAPKGMPLTPEQALKQYKHHLTAYEKLEIINYPEIYFVGPNAKKRHGVIDGPNNGGYDDAEGAYIHVPRDHLAYRYEVLKIIGKGSFGQVARVYDHKLRQYVALKMVRNEKRFHRQAAEEIRILEHLKKQDKTGSMNVIHMLESFTFRNHVCMAFELLSIDLYELIKKNKFQGFSIQLVRKFAQSILQSLDALHKNKIIHCDLKPENILLKHHGRSATKVIDFGSSCFEYQKLYTYIQSRFYRAPEIILGSRYSTPIDIWSFGCILAELLTGQPLFPGEDEGDQLACMMELLGMPPPKLLEQSKRAKYFINSKGLPRYCSVTTQADGRVVLVGGRSHRGKKRGPPGSKDWGTALKGCDDYLFIEFLKRCLHWDPSARLTPAQALRHPWISKSVPRPLTIDKVSGKRVVNPTNAFQGLGSKLPPVVGIANKLKANLMSENSGGIPLCSVLPKLIS; from the coding sequence ATGAAGGTAGAACAGCTATTTCAAGAATTTGGTAACAGAAGACCTGATACACTTCAGTCCGATGGCATCAGTGACTCTGAAAAGTGCTCTCCTGCTGTTCCTCAGGATAAAAGTTCAGATAGCTCAAATGCAGTAAAATCCAGCAGTTTATCCAAAGCACCCAAAGGGATGCCTCTGACTCCAGAACAAGCACTGAAGCAATATAAACACCACCTCACTGCTTATGAGAAGCTGGAAATCATCAATTACCCGGAAATTTACTTTGTGGGTCCAAATGCCAAAAAAAGACATGGAGTCATTGATGGTCCCAATAATGGGGGGTACGATGATGCAGAGGGGGCCTATATACATGTACCTCGAGACCATCTAGCTTATCGATATGAGGTGCTGAAAATTATTGGCAAGGGGAGTTTTGGGCAGGTAGCCCGGGTCTATGATCACAAACTGAGACAGTACGTGGCACTGAAAATGGTGCGCAATGAAAAGCGCTTCCATCGCCAGGCAGCTGAGGAGATCCGGATCTTGGAGCATCTtaaaaaacaggataaaactggtaGCATGAATGTTATCCATATGCTGGAAAGTTTCACATTCCGGAACCACGTGTGCATGGCCTTTGAATTGCTGAGCATAGACCTTTATgagctaattaaaaaaaacaagtttcaGGGTTTTAGCATCCAGTTAGTCCGCAAGTTTGCTCAGTCCATCTTGCAGTCCTTGGATGCTCTTCACAAAAATAAGATCATTCACTGCGACCTGAAGCCAGAAAACATTCTCCTGAAACACCATGGGCGCAGTGCGACCAAGGTCATTGACTTTGGATCCAGCTGTTTCGAGTACCAGAAGCTTTATACGTATATCCAGTCTCGGTTCTACAGAGCTCCAGAGATCATCTTAGGAAGCCGGTACAGCACGCCTATCGACATATGGAGTTTTGGCTGCATCCTTGCAGAACTTTTAACAGGACAGCCTCTCTTCCCTGGAGAGGATGAAGGAGACCAGTTGGCCTGCATGATGGAGCTTTTAGGGATGCCACCACCAAAACTTCTGGAGCAATCCAAACGTGCCAAGTACTTTATTAACTCCAAGGGCCTACCTCGCTACTGTTCTGTGACTACTCAGGCAGATGGGAGGGTTGTGCTTGTGGGGGGTCGCTCACATAGGGGTAAAAAGCGGGGCCCTCCAGGCAGCAAAGACTGGGGGACAGCACTGAAAGGGTGTGATGACTACTTGTTTATAGAGTTTTTGAAAAGGTGTCTTCACTGGGACCCCTCTGCCCGCCTGACCCCAGCTCAAGCATTAAGACACCCTTGGATTAgcaagtctgtgcccagacctctGACCATAGACAAGGTGTCAGGGAAACGGGTGGTAAATCCTACCAATGCTTTCCAGGGACTGGGTTCCAAGCTGCCTCCAGTTGTTGGAATAGCCAATAAGCTTAAAGCTAATTTAATGTCAGAAAACAGTGGTGGTATACCTCTGTGTAGTGTGTTGCCAAAACTGATTAGCTAA